The Actinomycetes bacterium sequence AGGCGAGGAGGGGAAGATGCTCATCACTGGCGAGTACGAGCCGAGCGCGTCGACGTGGGTGGCCGGTCAGGTCGCCGAGTACGAGGCCTCGGGCGGCACGCGGGCCAA is a genomic window containing:
- a CDS encoding nitroreductase family deazaflavin-dependent oxidoreductase; the encoded protein is MLITGEYEPSASTWVAGQVAEYEASGGTRA